One window of the Eucalyptus grandis isolate ANBG69807.140 chromosome 6, ASM1654582v1, whole genome shotgun sequence genome contains the following:
- the LOC120285990 gene encoding uncharacterized metal-dependent hydrolase YabD-like, which yields MKVFDAHCHLQDPRILCMAPKLIESARQAGVIKFAVDGTHEKDWHLVKQLSEDYPCTIPNFGLHPWFVADRSPNWFQILREYFEATPCAAVGEIGLDKGSHEREINFNDQVEVFKKQLELAKELNRPASVHCVSAFDDLLQILKEAGPFPAGIILHSYMGSAEMVPQLVEVGAYFSFSGHLMPMKEQTAKKMLKAVPFERILLETDAPDALPKNPAFFIDDDVQCSAGPADGGCIEYTSPTGSLNHPANILVVLNYVASLLDMPPEDLAELSCKNAVHLFSYEGTKLLLDNQ from the coding sequence ATGAAAGTGTTTGACGCCCATTGCCACTTGCAAGACCCTCGGATCTTGTGTATGGCACCAAAGTTAATTGAGTCGGCCCGTCAGGCTGGTGTAATTAAATTTGCAGTTGATGGGACGCATGAGAAAGACTGGCATCTGGTGAAGCAACTGAGCGAGGACTATCCTTGTACCATTCCAAACTTTGGACTTCATCCGTGGTTTGTTGCCGATAGAAGCCCTAACTGGTTTCAGATATTAAGGGAATATTTCGAGGCCACTCCCTGCGCTGCAGTGGGAGAGATTGGTTTGGACAAAGGGTCTCACGAGAGGGAGATCAATTTCAACGATCAGGTGGAAGTGTTCAAGAAACAGCTCGAACTCGCGAAAGAGTTGAATAGACCAGCATCGGTCCATTGTGTCAGTGCATTTGACGATCTGCTTCAGATATTGAAAGAGGCAGGGCCTTTTCCTGCTGGTATCATCCTCCACTCTTATATGGGTTCCGCTGAAATGGTTCCTCAATTGGTCGAAGTGGGAGCTTATTTTTCCTTCTCGGGACATCTCATGCCCATGAAAGAGCAGACGGCGAAGAAGATGTTGAAGGCAGTTCCCTTCGAAAGGATTTTACTGGAAACAGATGCGCCGGATGCATTGCCAAAGAATCCTGCATTTTTTATCGATGATGATGTTCAGTGTAGTGCAGGTCCAGCCGACGGAGGATGCATTGAATATACATCGCCAACGGGATCTCTGAATCATCCTGCAAACATTCTCGTGGTGCTTAATTATGTCGCATCCTTGCTAGACATGCCTCCAGAAGATCTTGCGGAGCTCAGCTGTAAGAATGCGGTGCATTTATTCTCCTACGAAGGTACAAAGCTGCTCCTGGACAATCAATAG